The DNA segment GATCTCGTAGGAGACGGCGCACACCGCGCAGAGCTCCTGCGTCACGATCAGATCCGGCGCGAGCCGTTCGAGCAAATCCGCGTCGAGATGGTAGAGACTCGAGCCTTCGTGCAAACTGCGCCGCACGTGGCGGTCGATCTCGGCCGGCGAGCCGGCCTGCGGCAGCGCGGACGCGGTCAGTTTCGGCAGGGTCGTTGCGCCCGAGGGATAGTCGCACTCGTGCGTCACGCCGACGACCTGCGGACCGGCACCGATATCGAAGAGAATCTCGGTTGCGCTCGGCAGCAGGCTGACGATGCGCACCGGGCTCATCCCTTCGCGAAGACGAGTTCGTCGTCGATCGGCAGCATATCGACGATGGGCATGTCGAGCGGCAGCGAAACCGCGTGCGGATATCGCTTGCGAAAATCGGCATCGCCGATGCGGTCGCGCACCAGCCGCGCAGCGATGATTCGATTGACCTCCGCGAACTGGCTCGGGCTGCAGACCTCGCGCAGCCAATCGGCGATCTCGATGTCGTTGGCGGCACGGGCGACGGCATCGCGGAATTCCTCTTCGCCGAGCCCGAGCGTCTCGAGCATCCGCATGGTGAAACCGGTTATCGCGTAATCGCCGAGTTTTCCGCCGGGAAGGGTGGCGCGGAATTTATCGACGCTGCGCGCCGCCATGAGCAGATCGAGCCCCGCCAATTTCGTCCGCGGCGGCCGCGGCGGAGCCTTGGTCAAATCGAGAGCGTCCATGAGCCGAG comes from the Candidatus Baltobacteraceae bacterium genome and includes:
- a CDS encoding DUF5069 domain-containing protein; amino-acid sequence: MDALDLTKAPPRPPRTKLAGLDLLMAARSVDKFRATLPGGKLGDYAITGFTMRMLETLGLGEEEFRDAVARAANDIEIADWLREVCSPSQFAEVNRIIAARLVRDRIGDADFRKRYPHAVSLPLDMPIVDMLPIDDELVFAKG